The Candidatus Eremiobacterota bacterium genome has a segment encoding these proteins:
- a CDS encoding zf-HC2 domain-containing protein, whose product MNCEDFEKMCVLHSYNELDARDQAILERHMAGCPRCRQYMDDMGAIRKGLKNLTLPQPPELDLAALKRRADSAAPEKLSLWDILTLPKARYLVPACALFVAAIAIAFVLTVSLHNGGTGGSLADCSWTTGDENSIEAIQSETEALRAGRQDLYELHETVQRRCDSDTGHELRMLGSYESQIADIRIRINEF is encoded by the coding sequence ATGAACTGCGAGGATTTTGAGAAAATGTGCGTGCTTCATTCTTATAATGAGCTTGATGCCCGTGATCAGGCAATCCTGGAGCGCCATATGGCCGGCTGCCCCCGCTGCAGGCAGTATATGGATGATATGGGAGCCATAAGGAAAGGGCTGAAAAATCTGACGCTCCCTCAGCCTCCTGAGCTGGATCTTGCGGCGCTGAAACGCAGGGCAGATTCGGCAGCTCCTGAAAAGCTCTCCCTGTGGGATATTCTCACTCTTCCCAAGGCGAGGTATCTTGTGCCGGCATGTGCTCTCTTCGTGGCGGCGATTGCTATCGCCTTTGTGCTCACGGTGTCTCTTCATAATGGAGGCACGGGGGGGAGCCTCGCGGATTGCTCATGGACAACCGGTGATGAGAATTCCATCGAAGCGATACAGTCAGAAACAGAAGCCCTGAGGGCCGGGCGCCAGGACCTCTACGAGCTTCATGAGACGGTGCAAAGGAGGTGTGATTCCGATACGGGCCATGAATTGAGAATGCTTGGCTCCTACGAGAGCCAGATTGCCGATATACGAATAAGGATAAATGAATTCTAG
- a CDS encoding sigma-70 family RNA polymerase sigma factor, whose protein sequence is MMKSNDDDALMESFRKGDACAFETLYERYRQPLFRYLFLMLDDRVMAEDVFQETFLKVFQFRGRYRPGEKFSHFLFKVAKNSAIDVLRKVKKTVPFESVTNEPALAGSEARSPEEEAILQEETRALHDAIRSLPPEQRQVLLLREYLDIPFKEIAHLTGCPLNTALGRMHYAIRRIREAFRKIPSSQGGRA, encoded by the coding sequence ATGATGAAAAGCAACGATGACGATGCCTTGATGGAGAGCTTCAGGAAAGGAGACGCCTGTGCCTTTGAGACACTCTACGAACGTTACCGGCAGCCTCTCTTCAGGTATCTCTTCCTCATGCTTGACGACAGGGTTATGGCAGAAGACGTGTTCCAGGAGACTTTTCTCAAGGTTTTTCAGTTCCGCGGGCGCTACCGGCCGGGAGAGAAATTCTCCCACTTTCTCTTCAAGGTGGCGAAAAACAGCGCTATTGATGTGCTCAGGAAGGTGAAGAAGACAGTGCCTTTTGAAAGCGTGACCAATGAGCCAGCCCTTGCCGGAAGCGAGGCCAGATCCCCTGAGGAAGAAGCCATCCTTCAGGAGGAAACAAGGGCCCTTCACGACGCAATCAGGTCTCTGCCGCCGGAGCAGAGGCAGGTGCTCCTCTTGAGGGAATACCTGGACATCCCTTTCAAGGAAATTGCCCATCTTACCGGATGTCCCCTTAATACGGCCCTGGGTAGAATGCACTATGCCATCAGGCGCATCAGGGAGGCATTCAGGAAAATACCATCATCACAGGGGGGAAGAGCATGA
- a CDS encoding transglutaminase-like domain-containing protein, translating to MTELHRKILAFFLTLSIILLLTVPAFPAQEKGKKPQDPAASLREGNDIYYAVKSGDTLIGYSVYKVERKMQLAGESFIKFQSLSRLKAGMGYIEDSLFQMDFSVASQELSPAYMLLKQTTPQTDLLSEVIFSKGLIAQKNVVGKEASSSIIPVDSACFLFVNNLWGRLDTFVEHYLLLILIARQGTTKIRVYDPVLRTSGDIQVIPSREEKIDHNGTGITCRIYTINDFYGIPLMTVWFDQSSGRIIRMKEVGGTLTFELSNRSVVQEFKKVKGVDLWATHIVPSPLYFPDPRSVESLTLEAKFFGRGITCTSHKVIGFEQIFTGEATELSAAGRFEVKTSKPVVDKPNPFPPRAIPPDLAPYLKAEPGIETDNEYIKNKAMEVTWKSKDSFTAASRLCKWIKDNIKVGTSMPSALFSFLNGIGNSESRSMLLVAMCRTLGIPAKKVGGMAFKDGDFVPSNWVEVYLENNGWLPFDPETGEGTIDATRICLWEFGDITTGEITSLDFAPRPPRTVSYYQKDLSWPVGEERIFSIKKGENIIGEEKAAIEDIIFQEGRETYIFTSTSTLTIGDNTFKAEGKLHMTPNVLPLEYQMESGMGGSLVTQHFRFGKDTISQVFKVADTEKTRDIPYSKGTYLIDQRFLSQWALVVGQIPKLQIGKKYIFTAFVPEDLGTREIELEVKNYERIEAGGKEVNAFRCESKKGMVFYIDPNGNVVKIALPPQELEFTLVKSEFKLKK from the coding sequence ATGACGGAACTTCACAGGAAAATTCTCGCATTCTTCCTCACTCTAAGCATTATTCTCCTCCTCACGGTTCCGGCATTCCCTGCCCAGGAAAAAGGAAAAAAGCCCCAGGACCCTGCCGCCTCTCTGCGAGAAGGCAATGACATCTATTATGCCGTGAAATCAGGTGATACCCTCATAGGGTACAGCGTTTACAAGGTAGAGAGAAAAATGCAGCTTGCCGGCGAGTCCTTCATAAAGTTCCAGTCCCTCTCGCGCCTGAAAGCAGGAATGGGCTATATTGAAGACTCCTTATTCCAGATGGACTTCTCCGTGGCGAGCCAGGAACTCTCGCCGGCCTATATGCTCCTGAAGCAGACCACGCCCCAGACAGATCTCCTCTCGGAAGTCATCTTCTCCAAGGGCCTCATTGCCCAGAAAAACGTCGTGGGCAAGGAAGCCTCAAGCTCCATCATCCCCGTTGACAGTGCCTGCTTTCTCTTCGTGAACAACCTCTGGGGCCGCCTGGACACTTTTGTGGAGCATTACCTGCTGCTGATCCTCATCGCCCGTCAGGGCACCACGAAGATCCGTGTCTATGACCCGGTGTTGCGCACCTCAGGCGATATCCAGGTCATCCCCTCGAGGGAGGAAAAAATCGATCACAATGGCACAGGCATTACCTGCAGAATTTACACCATCAACGATTTTTATGGGATCCCCCTTATGACAGTATGGTTTGATCAGTCCTCCGGGCGGATAATAAGGATGAAGGAAGTGGGAGGAACCCTTACCTTTGAACTGAGCAACAGGTCGGTGGTGCAGGAGTTCAAGAAAGTGAAAGGCGTCGATCTCTGGGCTACCCACATCGTGCCCTCGCCCCTTTACTTTCCTGATCCCAGAAGCGTGGAGAGCCTCACCCTGGAGGCCAAGTTCTTCGGACGGGGCATTACCTGCACCAGCCACAAGGTGATAGGCTTCGAGCAGATTTTCACCGGCGAGGCGACGGAGCTCTCCGCTGCAGGCAGATTTGAGGTGAAGACCTCAAAGCCTGTCGTGGACAAGCCCAATCCCTTCCCGCCCCGCGCCATCCCCCCTGACCTGGCGCCTTACCTCAAGGCCGAGCCCGGCATCGAGACCGATAACGAGTATATCAAGAACAAGGCCATGGAGGTCACGTGGAAGTCAAAGGACTCCTTCACCGCCGCCTCGCGGCTTTGCAAATGGATAAAGGACAACATCAAGGTCGGCACCTCCATGCCCAGCGCCCTCTTTTCGTTCCTGAACGGCATAGGCAACTCTGAAAGCCGCTCGATGCTGTTGGTGGCGATGTGCCGAACCCTCGGCATTCCCGCCAAAAAGGTGGGCGGGATGGCATTCAAGGATGGCGACTTTGTGCCCTCAAACTGGGTTGAAGTCTATCTTGAGAACAATGGCTGGCTCCCCTTTGACCCTGAGACGGGCGAGGGGACCATTGACGCCACAAGAATATGCCTCTGGGAATTCGGTGACATCACGACAGGCGAGATCACATCACTGGATTTCGCCCCCAGGCCCCCCAGGACCGTCTCTTACTACCAGAAGGACCTTTCATGGCCTGTAGGCGAGGAAAGAATATTCTCCATCAAGAAGGGTGAGAACATTATCGGTGAGGAGAAGGCCGCGATAGAGGACATCATCTTCCAGGAAGGAAGGGAGACCTATATCTTCACCAGCACCTCAACGCTCACTATCGGCGATAACACCTTCAAGGCCGAAGGGAAGCTTCATATGACGCCCAACGTGCTTCCCCTGGAATATCAGATGGAAAGCGGCATGGGAGGGAGCCTGGTCACCCAGCACTTCCGGTTCGGCAAGGACACGATCTCCCAGGTCTTCAAAGTGGCAGACACGGAGAAGACGAGGGATATTCCGTACTCGAAGGGAACTTACCTCATTGACCAGAGGTTCCTCTCGCAATGGGCTCTTGTGGTAGGCCAGATACCAAAGCTCCAGATCGGGAAGAAATATATCTTCACCGCCTTTGTTCCCGAGGACCTCGGAACAAGAGAGATTGAACTGGAAGTGAAAAACTACGAGAGGATAGAGGCAGGCGGCAAAGAGGTCAATGCCTTCCGCTGCGAGTCCAAGAAAGGCATGGTCTTTTACATAGACCCCAATGGAAATGTCGTAAAAATAGCTCTGCCTCCCCAGGAGCTTGAGTTTACTCTGGTTAAATCGGAATTCAAGCTTAAAAAATAA